One Cryptomeria japonica chromosome 9, Sugi_1.0, whole genome shotgun sequence genomic window carries:
- the LOC131073396 gene encoding phytosulfokine receptor 1: MAAIAKMVLFFSVIVFSAAKYVVGAEPGTGPGPFLPGTTDLVLGVHRNRYLLQSPQIGHPPNDDDDGKKKSKSRTVLLTGAAGVGGFLAVGLLLLLLIWPKKLYEHWKKRKSELIRAEQRVVVTHTKEESVTFDPKLLPMNMTDLATATNDFDKNRVIGDGGFGLVYKAFLPNGIVVAVKKLSMDACQGVREFQAEMDTLGRIRHPNLVEILGYCISGQERLLIYKFMENGSLDEWLHEREDAGKVLDWRKRIKIIRGVAAGLSFLHNDCNPHVIHRDIKGSNILLDKDFEARITDFGLARHMNPQKSHISTQAAGTLGYMPPEYAGGNIATAQADVYSFGMVMMEIATGRRPNLHIMDTNKRTLRNWVHGLVKEEKYMDLLDPSLKNTFIAHQHSEGELVLFFEIACECTSYEVQQRPAIRDVVTRLAAIVSQT; this comes from the coding sequence ATGGCGGCCATTGCAAAGATGGTCTTGTTCTTCTCTGTAATTGTATTCAGCGCTGCAAAATATGTTGTGGGTGCAGAACCAGGAACAGGACCAGGGCCATTTCTTCCGGGCACGACAGATTTGGTGTTGGGCGTACACAGAAATCGTTATTTGCTGCAAAGCCCACAAATTGGCCACCCCCCTAACGATGATGACGATGGAAAGAAAAAAAGTAAGAGCAGAACTGTGCTTCTTACGGGTGCTGCGGGGGTTGGAGGATTCTTGGCTGTGGGGCTTTTACTACTACTCCTCATCTGGCCCAAGAAATTGTATGAGCACTGGAAGAAGAGGAAGAGCGAGCTGATCAGGGCAGAGCAAAGGGTGGTTGTGACACACACCAAAGAAGAAAGCGTCACTTTTGATCCTAAACTTTTACCAATGAATATGACTGATTTGGCCACTGCAAcgaatgattttgataaaaacagGGTTATTGGGGATGGAGGCTTTGGATTGGTTTACAAGGCGTTTTTGCCAAATGGGATTGTGGTGGCTGTGAAGAAGCTGAGCATGGATGCATGCCAGGGGGTTCGAGAATTCCAGGCTGAAATGGACACTCTTGGAAGAATCCGGCACCCGAATCTGGTTGAGATTTTGGGGTACTGCATATCGGGGCAAGAGAGGTTGTTGATTTATAAGTTTATGGAGAATGGAAGCCTGGATGAATGGCTACACGAAAGGGAAGATGCTGGGAAGGTTTTGGATTGGAGGAAGAGGATTAAAATTATCAGAGGGGTAGCTGCCGGGCTTTCGTTCTTGCACAATGATTGTAATCCCCATGTTATTCATAGGGATATCAAGGGAAGTAACATTTTGCTGGACAAAGATTTTGAGGCCCGGATTACTGATTTTGGGCTAGCTAGGCATATGAATCCTCAAAAGAGCCATATTTCAACACAAGCTGCAGGAACACTGGGTTATATGCCCCCTGAATATGCAGGCGGGAATATTGCTACCGCACAGGCCGATGTTTACAGCTTTGGGATGGTGATGATGGAGATTGCCACGGGGAGGAGACCTAATCTCCATATTATGGACACCAACAAGAGAACTCTACGGAATTGGGTGCATGGACTGGTGAAAGAAGAAAAGTACATGGATTTGTTGGACCCTTCTCTCAAAAATACATTCATTGCTCACCAACATTCTGAGGGGGAATTGGTTTTGTTCTTCGAAATTGCATGCGAGTGCACATCTTATGAAGTCCAACAGAGGCCTGCAATTCGGGATGTTGTTACTAGACTTGCAGCTATTGTTTCCCAGACCTGA